Below is a window of candidate division KSB1 bacterium DNA.
ATTTCGACAACCGGGCAGTTAATTTCGATTGATAATCAGTTAGCCGATAGTCGAAATTCAGATGAGTTTGGAAATTCCCACGAGGAAAGTTCTCGGTACATCGCTGGTTTCTCAGAAGCAATGGATAATTCCCGACAGGAATTTGGCGAAGATAGGCTGCTCAAAGTCATTAAAACATCCATGGAAAAAAGTGCCTCGGAAATCTTGGAGGATGTTCAAGAAAAAGTCAAACTTTTCACAGGTGATACCCCCCAACATGATGACATGACGATGGTTGTAGTAAGGGTGGCTGATTTGTTACTTACAAACTCAAATTCATAAATTTGATCTTATTTTTGGCTTTGTATCTAAAATGCTGGTTTTTGGAATATGTCTATTGTGATAATTCCGGATCGATCCGATTATGGATTATGGCTTAAATAGTCTTACCTAGCTCAGTCTGAATTAGATTGAAATACGAGCCTAATTTTAGTACATATTAATATTTTGAATTGATAAAGAATTTGCTACATGCTATCAAGTGGAAAAGACATTAATCGTTTATTGCGGGAATGGCCTCACGATCCTTCCAAGGTAAATGTCAGGCGAATTATTGGTGAAGATGGGAGAGAAAAGATTCAGCTAAGGGTTGACCTAGGTATCTTGCAAATGGAATTGGATGGACGCCCTGATGGGAAACGGCCCTTTGGAAAGGAATCTCTACTCGATCATTATCTAAACAATCTTAAGCAACATAAGCTTAAAAAAAAGACGGATGAAGGATTTGAATTGAGCAAAGAGGACTGCCTGAATCTTCAACAAGAAGCGGTTCAATACTACCATCGTTATCTAAGTCTATTTTATCTTGGTGATTTTGAAAGTGTGGTTCGGGATACGAATCGAAATATTAAAGCCTTTGATTTTGTAGAACGCTATGCTTTGGATCCAAAAGATAAATTAATATTTGATCAATTTCGTCCTTTCGTACTAATGATGTACACAAGGGCAAGAGCCTCGATCGCATTGAAAGATAAAAATTTTGATTTGGCAATAGCCCATGTAAAAAAGGGTGTCGACCAGATTGAAAGACTCCAGACTGAAGTTCCCAATGAATCAGCAAGTACGCATCATGAATTGATTTTTCTACAGCGTTGGATGAAAGAGATTAATGAACTAAAACCTGAAGATCCACTGGAAAAATTGGAACGGGAAATGAATGAAGCTGTTCAAACGGAAAATTTTGAACTTGCTGCTAAACTTCGTGATGAAATTCGAATTATGGCGCATCCAAAATTATTTAAATCGGATTTATAAGCCATTCAATTTTTATTTTAATAGGACAATTTCCTTGTTCTGTAATAATCCTTAGCAAAAAACGGTATATTTGTGAAATCCATATAAATCACAAAATTCTATTTCTGAACAAACAATAGAACATCGATCTCATCAGATAAAATATAACTAATTTAATTACTATTATTATTACTATGAATGACCAGCTAAAAAATTGTATTAGTTTTTTTAAGAAAAAAACCAGACAAGTTAAAAGATCCCAAAGTCCCCTCTTGAGAATCTTGAGAGGGGATTTAAGGGTGTGTAATTTTACTAAAAAAACAAAGAGATCGATGTCAGAAGTCACCTTATAAAGTTTTCGTGGATCGAAAACAGACAAAATAGTTAAGAATCACATGAAGAGAAGATAACTAATTTGAACTTGAAGTGAAGGATTAATTTGTTAGATGAATTTACACACCCTTGAACACCCCACCGGAGGCGGGATTTTCTTCCCCTCTCAAGTTTTATTTTGCCAGTTAATTTATGATTGATCGAATTCTAACTAACGGGTCATTCATATTATTTACTATTATTCAATGTTTATTTAAGGTTGTTGAATGGATAAACAAACTGCAGAAGAGAAGATAGTTCAGCTCCGGGAGCAATTGCATTTTCATAACCATCGTTATTATATACTTTCCGATCCGGTTGTATCAGATGCCGAGTACGATCGCTTATTGCGAGAATTAGGAGAACTCGAAACTCTCTTCCCAGAACTAATCACGCCGGATTCCCCTACTCAAAGAGTAGGTGCACCGCGAGAGGTAGGGACTGGTTTCAAATCTGCACCGCATATTGTACAAATGCTAAGTATGGAAGATGCCTTTAACGAAACTGAATTCCTTGATTTCGACCGGCGAGTCCGCGATGGATTAGGAGTTGAAGCAGTAGAATACACAGGAGAACCAAAGTTCGACGGCATAAGCATGTCCCTTACTTATGAAAATGGCATGCTGATTCGCGGGGTAACCCGGGGGGATGGTTCTATCGGAGACGATGTAACTGACAATATTAGAACCATAAATACGGTTCCACTCAAACTAATGACTGATAAACATACCGCGCCCTCTTTAGTTGAGATAAGGGGTGAAGTTCTCATCGCGACGGCTGATTTTCGCAAGCTAAATGAAGAACGGCTGAATAACAATGAACCTCCTTTTGCCAATCCAAGGAATATGACTTCCGGTGCGGTTAGACAGTTAGACCCTGCGAAAACTGCAAAAAGAAATCTAAATTATTTTGGTTGGGGTGTCGGTGGATTCGAAGGGGTGAAATTTTCTGATCATTTGGAAATTTTGAATATGCTGAAGGATTGGGGTTTCCAGGTTTTTGAAAATATTAAATTGTGTCATGGTATCGATGACGCCATCGATTATTATCAATATATGTTGTCGGTACGGGATGATTTGCCATTTGAAATTGATGGAGTCGTGTTCAAAGTAAATTCGCTTGCAAGTCAAAATCGTTTAGGAACGAAAACCCGTCATCCACGCTGGTTAGTAGCTTACAAATTTCCCGCCCGGCAAGAAACCACACGTCTGTTAGATGTCAAGTTTCAAGTGGGACGTACCGGTATTATTACACCGGTTGCTGTTCTCGAGCCTGTTAACATTGGTGGGGTTACTGTTTCTCGGGCGACATTGCATACCGAAGAAATAATCCAGCAAATTGATCTAAAAATCGGTGACCGGGTTCTGGTGGAAAGAGCAGGAGATGTAATCCCCAAAGTCGTTAAACCAATTGTACAGCAGAGGACAGGTGATGAAACGAAAATTGTCATGCCGGATCGCTGTCCTGTTTGCCAGACTGAATTGGAAATGGAAGGAGCTTATTATTATTGTGTGAATTTTTCTTGTCCGGCGCAACTCAAAGGCCGGCTATGGCATATGGCCAGTAAAAGGGCATTTAATATAGATGGATTTGGCGGAGAAAACATCGATCAATTGATAGCGGAAAACCTGGTCAAAACTCCGGAAGATGTGTTTTTTTTGAAAAAGGAGCAGCTTGTCGGACTGGAACGTTGGGGCGACAAATCTGCTCAAAATCTTATAGACCAGGTGGAAAAAAATAAAAAGATTGACTTTAGACGGTTTCTTTATGCCCTGGGTATTCATGGCGTCGGTGAATATGTTACTAGGATATTGTCTGAAAATTTTTCTGATTTGCAGGAATTAATCGACGCAGATGAAGAGAACTTGAAGGAGATCAACGGTATTGGTCCGATAGTCGCTCATTCGATATTGGAATTTTTCCATCGCGATGAAAACCAGGAAACGCTCAGACGTTTGTTCGATTCAGGAGTCGAGATTCAATATCCCCAAGCAGATCAAATATCAGACAATCATTTTCTTGCCGGAAAGACTTTTGTATTTACAGGTGGATTGGAAATAATAACGCGCGATCAAGCAAAAGAAATTGTTGTGAATTTTGGTGGCAAGGCGGCCGGTAGCGTTTCATCAAGGACGGATTTTGTGATAGCTGGAAAAGATGCCGGATCGAAATTACAAAAAGCGAAAGAGCTTGGCATTCAAATTTTAACCGAAGCTGAATTTAAAGAATTAGTCGAAAAGAAGCAATTTGATTAAACGGAGATTGTCCGTAACCTTTTGAGAAAATGGCAGCAGAAACAATCGGAAAGAGCGGCACTTAGTATGTTTTCAAGTTTGATCATAGTTTGGCTGAAGAAGAATCTATGGAAGTTTGTTCCTAAACCCCATCTTTATTAAAACCATTTGAAGTTATTAGACCCGTTTAATATTTTCGTGTTGACCTAACCAGGTTAAACAATTCATGAAAGGGATGAGCATGTCACAATCAACATATGTGCCAATTAGAGCACCCCGAGGAAGTGAAATTTCCTGCAAAGGCTGGCAGCAAGAAGCCGCCATGCGTATGCTGATGAATAATCTAGATCCAGAAGTTGCAGAGCTTCCTGAAGAACTGATTATCTATGGCGGTTCCGGAAAAGCAGCAAGGAATTGGCAATGTTATCATGCTATTGTAAAAAGCTTAAAAGAACTCGAAAATGACGAAACCCTGTTGGTTCAATCCGGCAAAGCGGTGGCCGTTTTTAAAACTCATCCCGATGCACCACGAGTTTTAATCTCTAATGCAATGCTGGTTCCGGACTGGGCGACATGGGATGAATTCCGCAAACTGGATGCATTGGGCCTAATCATGTACGGGCAGATGACTGCTGGGAGTTGGATTTATATTGGAACCCAGGGAATATTGCAGGGTACTTATGAAACCTTCGCCGCTGTGGCTGAACGACATTTTGGTGGTGATTTGACTGGAAAACTGCTGGTAACGGCAGGATTGGGAGGCATGGGTGGCGCACAACCTTTGGCCGCCACTATGAATAACGGCGTGATGCTGGCTGTAGAGGTAGATCCGGACCGTATTAATCGACGTATTCAAACCAAATATCTTGACCAAAAAACTGAGGACTTGGATGAGGCGGTCAATTGGGTGTTGTCTGCAAAAGAATCTAAATCTCCCTTATCTGTTGGCCTGCTGGGAAATGCAGCCGACGTTCTGCCAGAATTAATAAGGAGAAATGTCATTCCCGACGTGCTGACCGATCAGACATCTGCCCATGATGAGTTACAGGGTTATGTACCGGCCGGGCTGCCATATCAAGAAGCCCTGGCCTTAAGAAAGTCCGATCCTGAAAAATATATCAGCTTAAGTTACCGGTCTATTGCGACACACGTAAAGGCAATGTTGGAGCTGCAGCGACGAGGTGCGATTACATTTGATTATGGCAACAATATTCGCGGCCAGGCAAAGAAAGCCGGGGTAGAAAATGCATTTAACTTTCCAGGATTCGTGCCGGCATATATCCGGCCGCTTTTTTGTGAGGGTAAAGGACCATTCCGTTGGGTTGTTTTATCCGGCGATCCCGAGGATCTGTATAAAACGGACGAAACGATCCTGGAACTTTTTCCTCATGACAAAATGCTGCATCGCTGGATTACCCTTGCTCGGGAGCGGGTGGCATTCCAGGGTTTGCCGGCAAGAATTTGCTGGCTCGGTTATGGCGAACGTGATAAGGCAGGTCTGGCATTTAATGAGTTGGTAAAATCAGGCAAAGTCTCAGCTCCAATCGTGATTGGAAGGGATCACCTGGATACTGGCTCAGTCGCTTCACCCAACCGTGAAACCGAAGGCATGAAGGATGGCAGCGATGCCATTGCCGACTGGCCGATTTTAAATGCATTGCTGAATGCGGTTTCCGGTGCAACCTGGGTTTCAGTACATCATGGCGGCGGCGTTGGCATTGGCTTGTCTATACATGCCGGCCAGGTAACTGTCGCAGACGGCACTCCGGAAGCTGCTGCAAAAATAAAACGGGTTCTCACCAACGACCCGGGAATTGGCGTCGCCCGCCATGTAGACGCCGGCTACGATGAAGCGATCCAGACTGCCAAAGAACAAGGGGTGAATGTGCCAATGATGAAGTGAACGGTTATGTAACGCGAGATTTATCTCGCTTGTTTAGATATAATAAAATGCCAGAACTTTGATTAAAATTGTTAAATCACTTTGTAGATAAAACAATGTCTGAAGAAACAGTTTATTACAGACGTAACCTGCCACATCTTCACCCACGAGATAAGAATTATTTTATTACTTTTCGTTTGGCCGGTTCACTACCAGTTGATGTATCGCAAATATTTAAAGCAGAACAAGAAGCTTATATCAAATATCTCCGGAGAAAATTTGATAAAAAAAATTCAATATTGAGAAATACAAATTGGAGAAACGTAACTTCACGAAATTTGATGACTGGCTGGATAAGTGTTCCACAGGTCCACAATGGTTGAAAGATGAAAGAATTGCTGTTACTGTGGCTAAAAAACTTCACGAGCTGGATGGCATAAGATATAAACTTATTGC
It encodes the following:
- the ligA gene encoding NAD-dependent DNA ligase LigA, producing MDKQTAEEKIVQLREQLHFHNHRYYILSDPVVSDAEYDRLLRELGELETLFPELITPDSPTQRVGAPREVGTGFKSAPHIVQMLSMEDAFNETEFLDFDRRVRDGLGVEAVEYTGEPKFDGISMSLTYENGMLIRGVTRGDGSIGDDVTDNIRTINTVPLKLMTDKHTAPSLVEIRGEVLIATADFRKLNEERLNNNEPPFANPRNMTSGAVRQLDPAKTAKRNLNYFGWGVGGFEGVKFSDHLEILNMLKDWGFQVFENIKLCHGIDDAIDYYQYMLSVRDDLPFEIDGVVFKVNSLASQNRLGTKTRHPRWLVAYKFPARQETTRLLDVKFQVGRTGIITPVAVLEPVNIGGVTVSRATLHTEEIIQQIDLKIGDRVLVERAGDVIPKVVKPIVQQRTGDETKIVMPDRCPVCQTELEMEGAYYYCVNFSCPAQLKGRLWHMASKRAFNIDGFGGENIDQLIAENLVKTPEDVFFLKKEQLVGLERWGDKSAQNLIDQVEKNKKIDFRRFLYALGIHGVGEYVTRILSENFSDLQELIDADEENLKEINGIGPIVAHSILEFFHRDENQETLRRLFDSGVEIQYPQADQISDNHFLAGKTFVFTGGLEIITRDQAKEIVVNFGGKAAGSVSSRTDFVIAGKDAGSKLQKAKELGIQILTEAEFKELVEKKQFD
- the hutU gene encoding urocanate hydratase, whose amino-acid sequence is MSMSQSTYVPIRAPRGSEISCKGWQQEAAMRMLMNNLDPEVAELPEELIIYGGSGKAARNWQCYHAIVKSLKELENDETLLVQSGKAVAVFKTHPDAPRVLISNAMLVPDWATWDEFRKLDALGLIMYGQMTAGSWIYIGTQGILQGTYETFAAVAERHFGGDLTGKLLVTAGLGGMGGAQPLAATMNNGVMLAVEVDPDRINRRIQTKYLDQKTEDLDEAVNWVLSAKESKSPLSVGLLGNAADVLPELIRRNVIPDVLTDQTSAHDELQGYVPAGLPYQEALALRKSDPEKYISLSYRSIATHVKAMLELQRRGAITFDYGNNIRGQAKKAGVENAFNFPGFVPAYIRPLFCEGKGPFRWVVLSGDPEDLYKTDETILELFPHDKMLHRWITLARERVAFQGLPARICWLGYGERDKAGLAFNELVKSGKVSAPIVIGRDHLDTGSVASPNRETEGMKDGSDAIADWPILNALLNAVSGATWVSVHHGGGVGIGLSIHAGQVTVADGTPEAAAKIKRVLTNDPGIGVARHVDAGYDEAIQTAKEQGVNVPMMK
- a CDS encoding UvrB/UvrC motif-containing protein; amino-acid sequence: MLSSGKDINRLLREWPHDPSKVNVRRIIGEDGREKIQLRVDLGILQMELDGRPDGKRPFGKESLLDHYLNNLKQHKLKKKTDEGFELSKEDCLNLQQEAVQYYHRYLSLFYLGDFESVVRDTNRNIKAFDFVERYALDPKDKLIFDQFRPFVLMMYTRARASIALKDKNFDLAIAHVKKGVDQIERLQTEVPNESASTHHELIFLQRWMKEINELKPEDPLEKLEREMNEAVQTENFELAAKLRDEIRIMAHPKLFKSDL
- a CDS encoding SpoIIE family protein phosphatase, with amino-acid sequence MFYPPYDDFSSLKLTVDQSAAIEKSKILARKLNIDVTDKDPSVSLHRQNKLLEDHQKKYGLKETAKKINENLPGYYWRINYSDLKESRDSVSTASVADDNQKSLRFEISTTGQLISIDNQLADSRNSDEFGNSHEESSRYIAGFSEAMDNSRQEFGEDRLLKVIKTSMEKSASEILEDVQEKVKLFTGDTPQHDDMTMVVVRVADLLLTNSNS